The Salmonella enterica subsp. houtenae serovar Houten genome has a segment encoding these proteins:
- the eno_1 gene encoding enolase codes for MSKIVKVIGREIIDSRGNPTVEAEVHLDGGFVGMAAAPSGASTGSREALELRDGDKSRFLGKGVTKAVGAVNGPIAQAILGKDAKDQAGIDKIMIDLDGTENKSNFGANAILAVSLANAKAAAAAKGMPLYEHIAELNGTPGKYSMPVPMMNIINGGEHADNNVDIQEFMIQPVGAKTVKEAIRMGSEVFHHLAKVLKGKGMNTAVGDEGGYAPNLGSNAEALAVIAEAVKAAGYELGKDITLAMDCAASEFYKDGKYVLAGEGNKAFTSEEFTHFLEELTKQYPIVSIEDGLDESDWDGFAYQTKVLGDKIQLVGDDLFVTNTKILKEGIEKGIANSILIKFNQIGSLTETLAAIKMAKDAGYTAVISHRSGETEDATIADLAVGTAAGQIKTGSMSRSDRVAKYNQLIRIEEALGEKAPYNGRKEIKGQA; via the coding sequence ATGTCCAAAATCGTTAAAGTCATCGGTCGTGAAATCATCGACTCCCGTGGTAACCCGACTGTTGAAGCTGAAGTACACCTGGATGGTGGTTTCGTAGGTATGGCGGCGGCGCCGTCAGGTGCTTCTACTGGTTCCCGCGAAGCGCTGGAGCTGCGCGATGGCGACAAATCCCGTTTCCTGGGTAAAGGCGTAACCAAAGCAGTTGGCGCGGTTAACGGCCCGATCGCTCAGGCTATTCTTGGCAAAGACGCTAAAGACCAGGCTGGCATCGATAAAATCATGATCGACCTGGACGGTACTGAAAACAAATCTAACTTCGGTGCAAACGCTATTCTGGCTGTCTCGCTGGCTAACGCCAAAGCTGCTGCTGCCGCGAAAGGTATGCCGCTGTATGAGCACATTGCTGAACTGAACGGCACTCCGGGCAAATACTCCATGCCGGTTCCGATGATGAACATCATCAACGGCGGCGAGCACGCTGACAACAACGTCGACATCCAGGAGTTCATGATCCAGCCGGTTGGCGCGAAAACGGTTAAAGAAGCCATCCGTATGGGTTCCGAAGTTTTCCATCACCTGGCAAAAGTGCTGAAAGGCAAAGGTATGAACACCGCTGTGGGTGACGAAGGCGGCTATGCGCCGAACCTGGGCTCTAACGCTGAAGCGCTGGCTGTTATCGCTGAAGCGGTTAAAGCTGCTGGTTACGAGCTGGGTAAAGATATCACCCTGGCGATGGACTGCGCAGCATCTGAATTCTACAAAGACGGTAAATACGTTCTGGCTGGCGAAGGCAACAAAGCGTTCACCTCCGAAGAATTCACCCATTTCCTGGAAGAGCTGACCAAACAGTACCCGATCGTGTCTATCGAAGATGGTCTGGACGAGTCTGACTGGGACGGTTTTGCATACCAGACCAAAGTGCTGGGCGACAAAATCCAGCTGGTTGGTGACGATCTGTTCGTAACCAACACCAAAATTCTGAAAGAAGGCATCGAGAAAGGCATCGCTAACTCCATCCTGATCAAATTCAACCAGATCGGTTCTCTGACCGAAACTCTGGCTGCAATCAAGATGGCGAAAGACGCTGGCTACACTGCTGTCATCTCTCACCGTTCTGGCGAAACTGAAGACGCTACCATCGCTGACCTGGCTGTTGGTACCGCTGCAGGCCAGATCAAAACCGGTTCTATGAGCCGTTCTGACCGCGTTGCTAAATACAACCAGCTGATTCGTATCGAAGAAGCTCTGGGCGAAAAAGCACCGTACAATGGTCGTAAAGAGATCAAAGGCCAGGCGTAA
- the pyrG gene encoding CTP synthetase has protein sequence MTTNYIFVTGGVVSSLGKGIAAASLAAILEARGLNVTIMKLDPYINVDPGTMSPIQHGEVFVTEDGAETDLDLGHYERFIRTKMSRRNNFTTGRIYSDVLRKERRGDYLGATVQVIPHITNAIKERVLEGGEGHDVVLVEIGGTVGDIESLPFLEAIRQLAVDIGREHALFMHLTLVPYLAAAGEVKTKPTQHSVKELLSIGIQPDILICRSDRAVPANERAKIALFCNVPEKAVISMKDVDSIYKIPGLLKSQGLDDYICKRFSLNCPEANLSEWEQVIYEEANPAGEVTIGMVGKYIELPDAYKSVIEALKHGGLKNRVTVNIKLIDSQDVETRGVEILKDLDAILIPGGFGYRGVEGKIATARYARENNIPYLGICLGMQVALIEFARNVAGMDNANSTEFVPDCKYPVVALITEWRDEDGNVEVRSEKSDLGGTMRLGAQQCQLSDDSLVRQLYGAQTIVERHRHRYEVNNMLLKQIEAAGLRVAGRSGDDQLVEIIEVPNHPWFVACQFHPEFTSTPRDGHPLFAGFVKAACEHQKRQAK, from the coding sequence ATGACAACGAACTATATTTTTGTGACCGGCGGGGTCGTATCCTCTCTGGGTAAAGGCATTGCCGCAGCCTCCCTCGCAGCCATTCTGGAAGCCCGTGGTCTCAACGTGACCATCATGAAACTGGATCCGTACATCAACGTCGATCCGGGTACTATGAGCCCAATCCAACACGGGGAAGTGTTCGTTACTGAAGACGGCGCTGAAACCGACCTGGACCTGGGGCACTATGAGCGTTTCATCCGCACCAAGATGTCTCGCCGCAACAACTTCACGACTGGCCGTATCTACTCTGATGTTCTGCGTAAAGAACGCCGTGGCGACTATCTTGGCGCAACCGTACAGGTAATCCCTCATATCACTAACGCGATTAAAGAGCGCGTGCTGGAAGGCGGCGAAGGCCACGATGTGGTACTGGTGGAAATCGGTGGTACCGTTGGTGATATTGAATCGCTGCCGTTCCTTGAAGCGATTCGTCAATTAGCGGTGGATATCGGTCGTGAACACGCGCTGTTCATGCACCTGACGCTGGTGCCTTACCTGGCGGCAGCGGGCGAAGTGAAAACTAAACCGACTCAGCACTCCGTGAAAGAGCTGCTGTCTATCGGTATTCAGCCCGATATTCTGATTTGTCGTTCCGATCGCGCGGTTCCTGCCAACGAGCGTGCAAAAATTGCATTGTTCTGTAATGTGCCGGAAAAAGCCGTTATTTCAATGAAAGATGTCGATTCCATTTATAAAATTCCAGGCCTGTTGAAATCTCAGGGGCTTGATGATTATATTTGTAAACGATTCAGCTTGAACTGTCCGGAAGCAAACCTGTCTGAATGGGAACAGGTCATTTACGAAGAGGCGAACCCGGCAGGCGAAGTGACTATCGGCATGGTCGGCAAATATATTGAACTGCCGGATGCCTATAAGTCGGTGATCGAAGCGCTGAAGCACGGTGGCCTAAAAAACCGTGTTACCGTCAACATTAAACTGATCGATTCGCAAGATGTTGAAACGCGCGGCGTCGAAATTCTGAAAGATTTAGACGCTATCCTGATCCCTGGCGGTTTCGGCTACCGTGGCGTTGAAGGCAAAATCGCCACTGCGCGCTATGCGCGTGAAAACAATATTCCTTATCTGGGCATTTGCCTGGGGATGCAGGTTGCGTTGATTGAGTTCGCTCGTAACGTGGCCGGCATGGACAACGCCAACTCAACGGAATTTGTGCCAGACTGTAAATACCCGGTTGTGGCGTTAATTACCGAGTGGCGGGATGAAGACGGCAACGTTGAAGTCCGTAGCGAGAAAAGCGATCTGGGCGGCACTATGCGCCTGGGCGCGCAGCAGTGTCAGCTTAGCGATGATAGCCTGGTACGTCAGTTATACGGCGCGCAGACCATTGTTGAACGTCATCGTCATCGCTACGAAGTCAACAACATGCTGTTGAAACAAATTGAAGCAGCGGGTCTGCGTGTCGCAGGCCGTTCCGGTGATGATCAGTTAGTCGAGATCATTGAGGTACCGAATCATCCGTGGTTCGTGGCCTGTCAGTTCCATCCGGAATTTACCTCCACGCCGCGTGATGGGCATCCGTTGTTCGCCGGCTTTGTTAAAGCCGCCTGCGAGCATCAGAAACGTCAGGCGAAGTAA
- the eno_2 gene encoding enolase, with translation MTKDAGYTAVISHRSGETEDATIADLAVGTAGGRIKTGSMSRSDRVAKYNQLIRIEEALGEQAPYNGRKEIKGQA, from the coding sequence ATGACGAAAGACGCCGGCTACACCGCTGTTATCTCTCACCGTTCTGGCGAAACTGAAGACGCTACCATCGCTGACCTGGCTGTTGGTACCGCTGGTGGCCGGATCAAAACGGGTTCTATGAGCCGTTCTGACCGCGTTGCTAAATACAACCAGCTGATTCGTATCGAAGAAGCTCTGGGTGAACAAGCGCCGTACAACGGTCGTAAAGAGATTAAAGGTCAGGCGTAA